A window from Acidobacteriota bacterium encodes these proteins:
- a CDS encoding class I SAM-dependent methyltransferase, protein MSTVVVDAETERIREAYARRTGESRYSWFNAAHLLAVQERERVLMDLFRRHGIVSLADARVLDVGCGMGTWLRDFVKWGAAPERLTGVDLLPDRIVQARQLCPPGVTLIAGNAADRPWAGRFDIVLQSMVMTSVLAPELRRALAAAMLDAAAGGGVVLWYDYFVNNPRNPDVRGVSRREIASVFPGCTIDLRRVTLAAPLARLVAPRSRALHEMLRAVPLLRTHYLGIIRKA, encoded by the coding sequence ATGAGCACCGTGGTCGTCGACGCCGAGACCGAGCGGATCCGCGAGGCGTACGCCCGGCGCACGGGCGAGTCGCGCTACTCGTGGTTCAACGCCGCGCACCTGCTCGCGGTGCAGGAGCGGGAACGGGTGCTCATGGACCTGTTCCGGCGGCACGGCATCGTGTCGCTGGCCGACGCGCGCGTGCTCGACGTCGGCTGCGGCATGGGTACCTGGCTGCGCGACTTCGTGAAATGGGGCGCGGCGCCCGAACGCCTGACCGGCGTCGATCTGCTGCCCGATCGCATCGTGCAGGCGCGGCAGTTGTGCCCGCCCGGCGTGACGCTCATCGCCGGCAACGCGGCCGACCGGCCGTGGGCCGGCCGGTTCGACATCGTGCTGCAGTCGATGGTCATGACCTCGGTGCTGGCGCCCGAGCTGCGCCGGGCCCTCGCGGCGGCCATGTTGGACGCGGCGGCAGGTGGAGGCGTCGTGCTCTGGTACGACTACTTCGTGAACAACCCGAGGAATCCCGACGTGCGGGGCGTGTCGCGCCGCGAGATCGCGAGCGTGTTTCCCGGCTGCACGATCGATCTCCGGCGCGTGACGCTGGCCGCGCCGCTGGCGCGTCTCGTCGCGCCGCGGTCGCGCGCGCTCCACGAGATGCTCCGCGCCGTCCCGTTGCTGCGCACGCACTACCTGGGCATCATTCGAAAGGCGTAA
- a CDS encoding phenylacetate--CoA ligase family protein, which produces MSDKLLHVYHRLPTPAQWAAATAMGVYLRRWRYGKETEALVAATLERDHWTPEQWRQYQQERLAFVLHRAATQVPFYREHWSRRRQAGDTRSWEYLEHWPILEKESVRENPKAFLADDVDIRRMYPEHTSGTTGKPLKLWWSRKTVREWYALNEARSRRWYGISRKDRWAIIGGRVVTPASRRTPPFWIWNSALRQLYMSSYHLAPDLVPAYLDALRRYDVTYVFGYSSSLHALADTALRLGRKDVRLAVAITNAEPLLDHQRHTIEAAFRCPVRETYGLAEIVAGASECEHGRLHLWPEVGLVEALDGDRTVPPGAVGDMISTSLLNADMPLIRYRTGDAVRLSSHECRCRRHLPGVDALEGRCDDLVVMQDGRRVGRLDPVFKHGLAVAEAQIVQETFTRFRVKYVPARAAGLGLEEELRHRLRDYLGSVDVVCERVDQVPRTAHGKFRAVVSHLSRTNRQPAAS; this is translated from the coding sequence TGCGCAGTGGGCCGCCGCCACCGCCATGGGCGTTTATCTTCGCCGCTGGCGCTACGGCAAGGAGACCGAGGCGCTGGTGGCCGCGACGCTGGAGCGCGACCATTGGACGCCTGAACAGTGGCGCCAGTACCAGCAGGAGCGCTTGGCGTTCGTGCTGCACCGCGCGGCCACGCAGGTGCCGTTCTATCGCGAGCACTGGTCGCGGCGCCGTCAGGCCGGCGACACGCGGTCGTGGGAGTACCTCGAGCACTGGCCGATCCTCGAGAAGGAGAGCGTGCGCGAGAACCCGAAAGCGTTCCTCGCCGACGATGTGGACATCCGGCGGATGTACCCGGAGCACACGAGCGGCACGACCGGCAAGCCCCTGAAGCTGTGGTGGAGCCGCAAGACCGTGCGTGAATGGTATGCGCTCAACGAGGCGCGGTCGCGCCGCTGGTACGGCATCTCCCGCAAGGACCGATGGGCGATCATCGGCGGCCGCGTCGTGACGCCGGCGAGCCGGCGCACGCCGCCGTTCTGGATCTGGAACTCGGCGCTGCGGCAGCTCTACATGTCGTCCTATCATCTGGCGCCGGACCTGGTGCCCGCGTACCTCGACGCGCTGCGCCGCTACGACGTGACGTACGTGTTCGGGTACAGCTCGTCGCTGCACGCGCTCGCGGACACGGCGCTGCGGCTCGGCCGGAAGGACGTCCGGCTCGCCGTCGCGATCACGAACGCCGAGCCGCTGCTGGATCACCAGCGGCACACGATCGAGGCCGCGTTCCGCTGCCCCGTGCGCGAGACCTACGGCCTCGCGGAGATCGTGGCTGGGGCGAGCGAGTGCGAGCATGGGCGCCTTCACCTCTGGCCGGAAGTCGGCCTCGTCGAGGCGCTGGACGGCGATCGGACCGTGCCGCCGGGCGCCGTGGGCGACATGATCAGCACGAGCCTGCTGAACGCGGACATGCCGTTGATTCGGTACCGAACCGGTGACGCCGTGCGGCTCTCGAGCCACGAGTGCCGATGCCGGCGCCATCTGCCCGGCGTCGACGCGCTCGAAGGGCGCTGTGACGACCTGGTCGTGATGCAGGACGGCCGGCGCGTCGGCCGGCTCGACCCGGTGTTCAAGCATGGCTTGGCGGTCGCCGAAGCGCAGATCGTGCAGGAGACCTTCACGCGGTTCCGCGTGAAGTACGTGCCGGCGCGCGCGGCGGGCCTCGGGCTGGAGGAAGAGCTGCGCCACCGGCTTCGCGACTACCTGGGATCGGTGGACGTCGTGTGCGAGCGTGTGGACCAGGTGCCGCGCACCGCGCACGGCAAGTTCCGGGCGGTGGTGAGCCATCTATCGCGCACCAACCGGCAGCCCGCGGCGAGCTGA